A region of Mesorhizobium sp. AR02 DNA encodes the following proteins:
- a CDS encoding GMC family oxidoreductase, with the protein MPHFIIIGGGSSGCVLAARLSEDPDVSVLLLEEGPEDKSPWIHLPVTYYKTGQGNLVERYPWTPGLSYRGDPNPTMVQARVLGGGSSVNAMVYLRGQPRDYDQWQAAGAEGWGWNDVLPYFKRCESNDRFANELHGTDGPLPVSDQEFTHPMSRLWVQACQQAGLPFNPDFNSGHQEGCGLYQINARNGRRGSTAVSYLKPARKRKTLTVQTGARVLRIIFEGKRATGVEVMLGGKRTLLHADREVIVTAGAINTPRLLMISGLGSVDHLKQNGVEPVHHLPGVGQNLQDHIEVSIIHEVNGPFSYDKYKKLHWQAAAGLEYLLFRRGPCTANVVEGGAFFRSSLNEQRPDLQCCFMPGAGIEEGVDTVPGGNGTTLNICQTRPKSVGWIGLRSNDPFGLPYIQPNYLNEEYDVDVMCEGVEFGREIMSQPVIAKHLAREYAPGNVRSRQDVRAYVRKQAHAALHPMGTCKIGRDDMAVVAADLKVHGIEGLRVCDNSVGPNLVSGNTNGVAIMIAEKAADHIRTDHGMKVYDNGG; encoded by the coding sequence ATGCCGCACTTCATAATCATTGGTGGTGGATCATCCGGTTGTGTCCTGGCTGCCCGGTTGAGCGAAGATCCCGATGTTTCAGTGCTTTTGCTCGAAGAAGGGCCCGAGGACAAGAGTCCCTGGATTCACTTGCCGGTGACCTACTATAAGACGGGCCAGGGCAATCTGGTTGAGCGCTATCCTTGGACTCCGGGCCTGAGCTATAGAGGCGATCCCAATCCAACCATGGTTCAAGCGCGGGTTCTGGGGGGCGGCAGCTCGGTCAACGCCATGGTCTATCTACGCGGGCAGCCGCGTGACTACGATCAATGGCAGGCGGCCGGAGCTGAAGGATGGGGCTGGAATGATGTCCTTCCCTATTTCAAACGATGCGAATCCAATGATCGTTTCGCCAACGAATTGCACGGCACGGACGGCCCTTTGCCGGTTTCCGATCAGGAATTTACCCACCCCATGAGCCGCCTGTGGGTGCAGGCCTGCCAGCAAGCGGGCTTGCCATTCAACCCTGATTTCAATTCAGGTCATCAGGAGGGCTGCGGTCTCTACCAGATCAATGCGCGCAACGGGCGCCGCGGGAGTACGGCCGTGAGTTATCTGAAACCGGCTCGTAAGCGGAAAACCCTTACCGTTCAAACCGGCGCCCGTGTGTTGCGCATCATCTTCGAAGGCAAGCGCGCCACCGGTGTGGAGGTCATGCTCGGCGGGAAACGGACGCTGCTGCACGCAGATCGAGAGGTCATTGTAACCGCGGGAGCCATCAACACACCCAGGCTCTTGATGATCTCCGGCCTCGGCAGTGTCGACCACCTGAAACAAAACGGTGTGGAGCCGGTACATCATTTGCCAGGCGTCGGGCAGAATCTGCAAGATCATATTGAAGTATCCATCATTCACGAAGTGAACGGCCCTTTCAGCTACGATAAATACAAGAAGCTGCATTGGCAGGCCGCGGCAGGACTCGAGTACCTATTGTTCCGCAGGGGGCCCTGCACCGCCAATGTCGTGGAGGGTGGCGCGTTCTTTCGCTCGTCGCTCAATGAGCAGCGACCGGACCTCCAATGCTGCTTCATGCCAGGCGCCGGTATCGAGGAGGGTGTGGACACTGTTCCCGGGGGCAACGGAACGACCCTCAACATCTGCCAGACAAGACCAAAGTCCGTGGGCTGGATTGGCCTTCGCAGCAATGACCCCTTCGGCCTGCCCTACATCCAGCCAAACTATCTCAACGAAGAGTACGACGTTGATGTTATGTGCGAGGGTGTTGAGTTCGGGCGCGAGATCATGTCCCAACCTGTCATCGCCAAGCATCTGGCGCGCGAATATGCACCCGGCAACGTCCGTAGCCGCCAGGACGTTCGTGCATATGTGCGAAAGCAAGCTCACGCTGCGTTGCACCCGATGGGGACCTGCAAGATAGGGCGCGACGACATGGCTGTCGTCGCTGCGGATTTGAAGGTGCACGGGATCGAGGGTCTCCGGGTCTGCGACAATTCCGTCGGCCCGAACCTGGTTTCGGGCAACACCAACGGCGTCGCGATCATGATTGCGGAGAAGGCTGCGGATCACATCCGCACAGACCACGGCATGAAGGTATATGACAACGGCGGATGA
- a CDS encoding GMC family oxidoreductase — translation MRMDPPSPDVIVIGSGAGGGPLVRRLAELGLNVLLLERGAAVPREGDNWNVGKVFKERKYSPFEIWKDRSGKNFRPSSWYNIGGSTKFFGTVMMRLRERDFEAVEHAEGVSPAWPFSYAEVEPYYVEAEHLFGIHGDPSLDPWEPPRSQQLPYGAVGSEPYVARIEERLRAKGLHPFPLPVAVDLHPGGKCVRCGTCDGFPCAVGGKNDAETRCIEPALKTGRVTLWTGAFVRRLLLANDGRTINAVEVEHQGNIKTVSAAIFVLSAGAVNSALVLMRSASGAFANGLANSTDIVGRHYMTHNLTTMMAVSMRENPTKFQKTLAFNDFYDGESEYPFPMGNVQTLGKLRSGMLVAGAKHLPQTVARALTKRSFDILTTSEDLPNADNRVMLRDGDVHISVQANNLKCHRRLNKRVKGILRDIGFPLVLAKTLPVNFTAAQCGTIRMGLDPTHSALDPFCRSWDHRNLFVVDASFMPTSGAINPSLTIAAQALRVAQHIAAVEFGISSAASHGPIQSRLP, via the coding sequence ATGCGCATGGACCCACCCTCACCAGACGTTATCGTCATCGGCAGCGGAGCCGGCGGCGGTCCGCTGGTGCGGCGGCTGGCGGAATTGGGGCTGAATGTTCTGCTGCTGGAGCGGGGCGCGGCAGTGCCGCGTGAAGGCGACAACTGGAATGTCGGCAAGGTCTTCAAGGAGCGCAAGTACAGCCCTTTCGAGATCTGGAAGGATCGGTCCGGCAAGAACTTCCGCCCTTCCAGCTGGTATAACATTGGCGGATCGACCAAGTTTTTCGGCACCGTGATGATGCGCTTGCGCGAGCGCGACTTCGAGGCCGTCGAACACGCTGAGGGCGTATCGCCGGCCTGGCCTTTTTCCTATGCCGAGGTGGAGCCTTACTACGTCGAGGCGGAACATCTCTTCGGCATTCACGGTGACCCTTCGCTCGACCCGTGGGAGCCGCCTCGTTCCCAGCAGCTACCCTATGGAGCCGTTGGTTCGGAACCCTATGTTGCCCGGATCGAAGAACGTCTGCGTGCGAAGGGTCTGCACCCCTTCCCGCTCCCGGTCGCCGTTGACCTGCACCCGGGCGGCAAATGCGTGCGGTGCGGCACCTGTGACGGGTTCCCCTGCGCAGTTGGCGGCAAGAACGACGCGGAGACGCGGTGCATCGAGCCGGCCCTCAAGACGGGTCGTGTTACTCTTTGGACCGGTGCTTTCGTGCGCCGCCTGCTGCTGGCCAATGATGGCCGCACCATCAACGCCGTAGAGGTCGAACATCAGGGTAATATCAAGACGGTTTCGGCCGCTATATTTGTCCTGTCTGCCGGCGCGGTGAATTCGGCGCTGGTCCTTATGCGCTCGGCGAGCGGTGCGTTCGCGAATGGACTGGCCAACAGCACAGACATCGTCGGCCGTCATTACATGACGCACAACCTGACCACGATGATGGCCGTGTCAATGCGGGAGAACCCGACCAAATTCCAAAAGACGCTGGCCTTCAACGATTTTTACGACGGCGAATCCGAGTATCCCTTCCCGATGGGAAATGTCCAGACACTGGGGAAATTGCGGTCCGGCATGCTGGTCGCCGGGGCCAAACATCTGCCTCAGACCGTCGCCAGGGCCCTGACGAAGCGCAGCTTCGACATCCTGACAACGTCCGAGGACCTTCCGAACGCGGACAACCGTGTGATGCTGCGGGATGGAGACGTGCACATATCCGTCCAGGCGAACAACTTGAAATGCCATAGGCGTCTGAACAAGCGGGTCAAAGGGATTCTGCGCGACATCGGGTTTCCGCTGGTGCTTGCGAAGACGCTTCCGGTCAATTTTACGGCTGCTCAATGCGGCACCATCCGAATGGGCCTGGATCCTACGCACTCCGCGCTCGATCCCTTTTGCCGGTCTTGGGACCACCGCAATCTCTTCGTCGTCGATGCGTCGTTCATGCCGACCTCAGGTGCGATAAACCCGTCCCTGACCATTGCCGCGCAAGCCCTGCGAGTGGCGCAGCACATCGCGGCAGTGGAGTTTGGGATCTCGAGCGCCGCCAGCCATGGCCCCATTCAAAGCAGACTGCCCTGA
- a CDS encoding glycoside hydrolase family 3 N-terminal domain-containing protein, with protein sequence MDQTYRDAYAVLLPAFGDADFTVDSASFFRSGGVASLLGSTREEYVARRMSSERQLHETREQFLAYAGRARALAGDVLIAVDYEIGGVHRLHRFGPQLAHPRDVLEMSDEEIKAFGSEAARAAKLCGVNFFLAPVVDLVTGRNPWLRDRTFSADAHIVGRVASAFIRGVQSEGLIATAKHFPGHPHVPVNPFDSDTVTVTASLEELAANLRCFDATIAAGVRAIMTGPIPVDAIDPDEPSSTSAKVVAMLRGPHNFKGLIVSDDIDLPGTLRGRTVADVAIASLKAGVDLLLLASGPQVDEVAELIVRSVEAGDLTRDSLARAANAVRSLANDAWQA encoded by the coding sequence ATGGATCAGACTTACCGCGATGCCTATGCCGTGTTGCTCCCGGCTTTCGGCGATGCCGATTTCACTGTGGACTCCGCGTCCTTCTTTCGGTCAGGCGGCGTCGCCTCGCTCCTCGGATCGACGCGCGAGGAGTATGTGGCACGCCGCATGTCGTCCGAACGGCAGCTGCACGAGACCCGGGAGCAATTCTTGGCGTATGCCGGTCGCGCTCGTGCTCTCGCTGGCGATGTGCTGATCGCTGTCGACTACGAAATCGGAGGCGTGCACCGTTTGCACCGCTTCGGGCCTCAGCTGGCGCACCCCCGTGATGTGCTGGAAATGAGCGATGAAGAGATCAAGGCCTTCGGTTCTGAAGCTGCGCGCGCGGCCAAGCTTTGCGGGGTCAATTTCTTTCTGGCGCCGGTTGTTGATCTGGTGACCGGCAGAAATCCGTGGTTGCGCGATCGCACCTTTTCCGCCGACGCCCACATCGTGGGTCGTGTCGCCAGCGCTTTCATCCGCGGAGTGCAAAGTGAAGGCTTGATCGCAACGGCCAAGCATTTCCCCGGTCATCCCCATGTTCCGGTCAATCCATTCGACAGCGACACAGTGACTGTGACGGCATCGTTGGAAGAACTCGCAGCGAATCTGCGCTGCTTCGATGCGACCATCGCGGCCGGCGTGCGCGCAATCATGACCGGTCCCATACCCGTTGATGCTATTGATCCCGATGAACCCTCCTCTACCTCGGCCAAGGTGGTAGCCATGTTGCGAGGGCCCCACAATTTCAAAGGCCTCATCGTTTCGGATGACATTGATCTGCCGGGCACATTGCGGGGCCGAACCGTGGCCGATGTCGCAATTGCGTCGCTGAAAGCCGGTGTCGACCTTCTGCTTCTCGCCTCCGGTCCTCAGGTTGATGAGGTTGCAGAGCTCATCGTTCGATCGGTCGAGGCCGGCGACCTCACAAGGGATTCGCTTGCTCGCGCGGCGAACGCTGTCCGTTCCCTGGCCAATGATGCTTGGCAAGCGTGA
- a CDS encoding GMC family oxidoreductase — MRRRPDYIIVGGGSTGCTLAGRLTEDADTHVTLFEQGPADRNPWIHLPVTYYKVCKGPLLSRYSYERSPEQAPAESPTMIQARVLGGGSSVNAMLYVRGVPDDYDGWAASGADGWGYADVLPYFKRAEGNNRFHGHAHNSQGPLGVSDARYIHPLTRVWLQACQQAGLPYNSDFNSGDQSGVGLYQVTTRDGRRSSAAVAYIRPAMGRPNFDLRTKCQVRRILFEGQRAVGVEFVERGTRHRLMAEHEVILSAGAIATPHVLMLSGVGPADHLGAHGVPVVCDLPGVGQNYQDHMEMSLVYSLSGPYSYDKYKKPWWAAKAGLEYLLFKNGPVTSNVAEAGGFWWSSNGTTNPDIQLFFLAGAGVEEGVDTVPGGNGCTISVSQTRPKSRGFVELAGDDENQPPRIVPNYLTHRDDIRCLADGARLVQDIMKQSVLSRYVEQGHIPPRPLSTTAELDAFVRSQAHPGLHPCGTCRMGRDSMAVVDPQLRVHGVEGLRIADASVMPDVISGNLNSVAIMIGEKAADLLRNRSAAEKGVAQADARSLEAQRL; from the coding sequence ATGAGACGGCGTCCCGACTACATCATCGTGGGTGGCGGCTCCACCGGCTGCACGCTGGCCGGTCGATTGACGGAAGATGCGGACACGCATGTCACGCTCTTCGAGCAGGGACCGGCGGATCGCAACCCATGGATCCATCTCCCGGTCACCTACTACAAGGTGTGTAAAGGTCCGCTTCTGTCGCGATATTCCTACGAACGCAGCCCGGAGCAGGCACCGGCCGAGAGCCCGACGATGATCCAGGCGCGCGTGCTTGGCGGTGGCAGTTCGGTTAACGCGATGCTCTACGTTCGCGGTGTGCCCGACGACTATGACGGATGGGCCGCAAGCGGTGCCGACGGCTGGGGTTACGCGGATGTTCTCCCATACTTCAAACGCGCCGAGGGAAACAACCGTTTTCATGGGCACGCGCATAACAGCCAGGGACCACTCGGTGTGTCGGATGCCCGATACATACATCCCCTGACGAGGGTGTGGCTTCAGGCCTGCCAGCAGGCAGGATTGCCATACAATTCCGATTTCAATTCAGGCGACCAATCGGGGGTTGGGCTTTACCAGGTCACCACCCGGGATGGGCGGCGCTCTTCCGCTGCGGTTGCCTATATCCGCCCCGCGATGGGTCGGCCCAACTTCGACCTAAGGACGAAGTGCCAGGTTCGTCGCATTCTGTTCGAAGGACAGCGCGCCGTCGGGGTCGAGTTTGTAGAGCGCGGTACGCGCCACCGCCTCATGGCCGAGCATGAGGTCATCTTGTCGGCAGGCGCGATCGCGACCCCACACGTGCTAATGCTGTCGGGAGTGGGCCCTGCTGACCATCTTGGAGCTCACGGCGTTCCGGTCGTTTGCGACCTTCCCGGGGTTGGGCAGAATTATCAGGACCACATGGAAATGTCGCTCGTTTACAGCTTGAGCGGCCCCTACAGTTACGACAAATACAAAAAGCCATGGTGGGCGGCTAAGGCCGGCCTTGAGTATCTGCTGTTCAAAAATGGACCGGTGACGTCCAACGTCGCGGAAGCCGGAGGCTTCTGGTGGAGTTCGAACGGAACGACTAATCCAGACATCCAACTCTTTTTTCTCGCCGGCGCCGGTGTTGAGGAAGGCGTCGACACGGTCCCTGGTGGCAACGGCTGCACGATCAGCGTTTCGCAGACAAGGCCAAAGTCGCGCGGGTTTGTCGAATTGGCAGGCGACGATGAGAACCAACCGCCGCGAATTGTCCCCAACTATCTAACGCATCGAGATGACATTCGCTGTCTCGCAGATGGAGCTCGCCTCGTTCAGGACATTATGAAGCAGTCGGTGCTGTCCCGATACGTAGAACAAGGACACATTCCACCCAGGCCTCTCTCGACCACAGCGGAGTTGGACGCGTTCGTACGCTCGCAGGCCCATCCTGGCCTGCATCCTTGCGGCACTTGCCGTATGGGACGAGATTCCATGGCGGTGGTCGATCCGCAATTGCGCGTCCACGGCGTGGAAGGGCTCAGGATCGCGGACGCGTCGGTGATGCCGGACGTCATCTCGGGGAACCTCAATTCGGTCGCCATCATGATTGGCGAGAAGGCTGCCGACCTTCTCCGAAATCGGTCTGCCGCCGAAAAAGGCGTCGCCCAAGCCGACGCGCGTTCGCTCGAAGCACAGAGACTGTAG